From a single Nicotiana tomentosiformis chromosome 2, ASM39032v3, whole genome shotgun sequence genomic region:
- the LOC138905812 gene encoding uncharacterized protein, which produces MAKTSKTVPQKEKASFSSSRSSGGKAPVEPLPHEYFPGLCLTKNAILRPSSGEEETKSPVPKPGEDKKRNTASQYEDPKPKPRRVRRKVIALTMHSVQNLRDEEEEKEKNTSAPTVRPRKAVEVIKPSETMTAAKIKPRIEEASKNKSGEDPKLPEVETVSQPSATTLDGAGSETPKIDQSIPSDLLGTMIAGHLPSLPTFSEEALREARELKTHVIGRGSSVGDPFRDCFTRGDDASDISDASILLEEAQRLLSRAFAKFRDDLSHCETELQKVSEERNTLKLLCGQKDETIKDLQADLAKAREEEAEIDKQLQQKVERIELLRGEVDQVKDNCDRWKENMDRLAAKKETTLAKLSSAEVQLWGIKEKSSAQAKRIEKLEIGLAEAKAEIEKTKVMPDKSIAMYRADAEAAQIQLKEASDREQ; this is translated from the exons atggcaaaaacctcaaagactgtaccgcagaaggagaaagcttctttcTCCTCTTCCCGGTCGTCCGGCggcaaggcgccggtggagccgcttCCCCATGAATATTTTCCCGGCCTGT GCCTGACCAAGaatgccattttgaggccttcaagtggagaggaagaaaccaagtccccggtTCCAAAGCCGGGGGAAGACAAGAAAAGAAACACTGCCTCGCAGTacgaggaccccaagcccaaacctcgaagggtgaggaggaaagtaATTGCTCTCACGATGCACTCGGTCCAAAACCTGAGAGACGAAGAAgaggaaaaagagaaaaataccTCGGCACCGACGGTCCGACCTAGGAAAGCCGTCGAGGTCATCAAACCTTCTGAGACGATGACGGCTGCTAAAATCAAACCTCGTATCGAGGAGGCTTCCAAAAATAAATCGGGTGAGGATCCCAAATTACCAGAGGTCGAGACCGTTTCTCAGCCATCTGCAACTACACTGGACGGGGCCGGTTCTGAGACCCCGAAGATCGATCAGAGCATCCCGAGTGACTTGCTCGGGACCATGATAGCAGGTCacttgccttctcttccgaccttttctgaggaggcactaagggaagctcgagagttgaaaACCCATGTTATAGgcagaggctctagtgtaggaGATCcatttcgggattgctttactagAGGCGATGATGCCTCTGATATCAGTGACGCTTCTATTcttttagaagaggcccaacgtctcttatctcgg gCCTTCGCCAAGTTTCGAGATGACCTCAGCCATTgtgaaaccgagctccaaaaggtcTCGGAGGAGAGGAACACTCTAAAGCTTCTTTGCGGCCAAAAAGATGAAACTATAAAGGACCTTCAAGCAgatttggccaaggctcgtgAGGAAGAGGCGGAGATAGATAAGCAG CTTcagcaaaaggttgaaagaaTCGAACTGCTTCGGGGAGAAGTCGATCAGGTAAAAGACAattgtgatcggtggaaggagaatatggaccGCCTGGCTGCGAAAAAAGAAACTACCTTGGCCAAATTATCATCGGCCGAGGTTCAACTTTGGGGCATCAAAGAGAAAAGTTCGGCCCAAGCCAAGAGGATTGAAAAGCTTGAAATCGGGCTTGCTGAAGCCAAGGCGGAGATCGAGAAGACAAAGGTCATGCCGGACAAGTCCATTGCCATGTACCGGgccgatgctgaggctgctcaaatACAGCTAAAGGAGGCTTCTGACCGAGAGCAATAG